The Microbacterium sp. SORGH_AS_0862 genome has a segment encoding these proteins:
- a CDS encoding SMP-30/gluconolactonase/LRE family protein yields the protein MGTEPRLFRRLDAILVESIFWDDRTDELVWVDITRGTMHRARLDDPEDGSRDTVVRLPAPVSAAQPAVSGGFVAALKDRVVLLDAGGTVRRTVAALPHAHAGIRSNEAKVDPFGRFVVGAMNVTTGAPDAGLYLVEPTGSVRVLRGGFGVANGFEWSDDTQTMYVTDTTTRTVYRGAYSPEPEALGELTPFLTGEDSDGLALDTDGRFWNGIYGAGQVVRWTPDGRIEARIPIPAPHVTSVAFGGPARNLLFVGTAREQLTEQQLAAAPLSGSIFVVDTDAEGRPAHTFGPIPSDGE from the coding sequence ATGGGCACTGAACCCCGCCTCTTCCGCAGGCTCGACGCGATCCTCGTCGAGAGCATCTTCTGGGACGACCGCACCGATGAACTCGTCTGGGTCGACATCACCCGCGGCACGATGCATCGCGCCCGGCTGGACGATCCTGAGGACGGCTCCCGCGATACGGTCGTGCGGCTGCCGGCGCCGGTGAGCGCCGCGCAGCCCGCCGTATCCGGCGGGTTCGTCGCCGCGTTGAAGGACCGCGTCGTGCTGCTGGATGCGGGCGGCACCGTCCGGCGGACTGTGGCCGCGCTGCCCCACGCGCACGCGGGAATCCGCAGCAACGAGGCCAAGGTCGACCCGTTCGGGCGTTTCGTGGTGGGAGCGATGAACGTGACCACCGGCGCACCCGATGCGGGCCTCTACCTCGTCGAGCCGACGGGCTCCGTGCGGGTCTTGCGCGGCGGATTCGGTGTCGCCAACGGCTTCGAATGGTCCGACGATACGCAGACGATGTACGTCACCGACACGACCACCCGGACCGTCTACCGGGGCGCGTACTCTCCGGAGCCCGAGGCGCTCGGGGAGCTGACGCCGTTCTTGACCGGCGAGGACTCCGACGGCCTCGCCCTCGACACCGACGGACGATTCTGGAACGGCATCTACGGCGCGGGACAGGTCGTGCGGTGGACTCCCGACGGACGCATCGAGGCCCGCATCCCGATCCCCGCGCCGCACGTGACCTCCGTCGCCTTCGGCGGACCCGCGCGGAATCTGCTGTTCGTGGGGACCGCTCGCGAACAGCTCACCGAGCAGCAGCTCGCCGCTGCGCCCCTCAGCGGATCGATCTTCGTGGTCGATACGGACGCCGAGGGTCGCCCGGCACACACGTTCGGACCGATCCCGTCCGACGGCGAATGA
- a CDS encoding GNAT family N-acetyltransferase, with amino-acid sequence MSADDIDIHPISPEDAGEVLTLQRAAFVQEALIYRDIDMPVFTQTLEEVAYELRENLGQVARRAGRMVGAIRARTDGDVLLIGRLAIAPDQQGEGIGSALLDAVETRGRKAGARTAELFTGRLSEANIRLYERQGYAVAEAAGGAGGADEVFLRKDLAESGAADD; translated from the coding sequence ATGAGCGCCGACGACATCGACATCCATCCGATCTCGCCAGAGGATGCGGGAGAGGTGCTGACTCTCCAGCGCGCCGCGTTCGTGCAGGAGGCGCTGATCTACCGCGACATCGACATGCCGGTGTTCACGCAGACGCTCGAGGAGGTCGCCTACGAGCTGCGGGAGAATCTCGGTCAGGTGGCACGGCGCGCCGGGAGGATGGTCGGGGCGATCCGCGCGCGTACGGACGGCGACGTTCTGCTCATCGGACGGCTCGCCATCGCGCCCGACCAGCAGGGTGAGGGCATCGGGTCCGCGTTGCTGGACGCGGTCGAGACACGCGGCCGCAAGGCGGGCGCCCGCACCGCGGAGCTGTTCACCGGCCGGCTGAGCGAGGCCAACATCCGCTTGTACGAGCGACAGGGATACGCGGTCGCGGAGGCCGCCGGCGGCGCCGGAGGCGCCGACGAGGTCTTCCTGCGCAAGGACCTCGCCGAGTCCGGTGCCGCCGACGACTGA
- a CDS encoding ABC transporter permease, with protein sequence MSASVSTSSIDLDKVPSRGFARIWGRSQSAIPSLAAVLLLIAMLVYAELAYGRVFHMGTMSSLLVSFAPTIILAVGMTIVILSGGIDLSVGAVVAFTSVAGVMLMNIGVNGWLAIVLMIVFGALFGLISGVLIQYFNVQPFIATLAMMFLARGLASILSTVPVQAPEDSPILLLATDFKLIDGPKVNDLVLTPGFFIAVLVVIGAFFFLHRTRSGRTIYGIGGAESSAQLMGLPVARTRVSIYVISGALAGLAAVVYTAEVGGKAQNVTAIGWELDAIAAVVIGGTLLTGGAGYVLGSVVGSLVLATLWMIITKDGTIRPEYLTIITGGILLVFVLLQRVLTARRRR encoded by the coding sequence GTGAGCGCGTCCGTCTCGACCTCGTCCATCGACCTCGACAAGGTCCCCTCCCGCGGGTTCGCCCGCATCTGGGGGCGCAGCCAGTCGGCGATCCCGTCGCTCGCGGCGGTCCTGTTGCTGATCGCCATGCTGGTGTACGCAGAGCTCGCCTACGGCCGCGTGTTCCACATGGGCACGATGTCGAGCCTGCTCGTCAGCTTCGCGCCGACGATCATCCTCGCCGTCGGGATGACGATCGTCATCCTCTCGGGCGGGATCGACCTCTCGGTCGGCGCCGTCGTGGCCTTCACCTCGGTCGCCGGCGTCATGCTGATGAACATCGGCGTGAACGGGTGGCTCGCGATCGTGCTCATGATCGTCTTCGGCGCGTTGTTCGGCCTCATCTCCGGAGTGCTCATCCAGTACTTCAACGTGCAGCCGTTCATCGCGACGCTGGCGATGATGTTCCTGGCTCGCGGGCTCGCGTCGATCCTGTCGACCGTGCCCGTCCAGGCGCCCGAAGACTCGCCGATCCTGCTGCTGGCGACCGACTTCAAGCTCATCGACGGCCCCAAGGTGAACGACCTCGTGCTCACGCCCGGGTTCTTCATCGCCGTCCTCGTCGTGATCGGTGCGTTCTTCTTCCTGCACCGCACCCGCTCCGGACGCACGATCTACGGCATCGGCGGTGCCGAATCTTCGGCGCAGCTGATGGGCCTCCCGGTCGCGCGCACCCGGGTGTCCATCTACGTCATCAGCGGTGCGCTGGCGGGCCTTGCCGCCGTCGTCTACACGGCCGAGGTGGGCGGCAAGGCGCAGAACGTCACCGCCATCGGCTGGGAGCTCGACGCGATCGCGGCCGTCGTCATCGGCGGCACGCTGCTGACCGGCGGCGCGGGCTACGTGCTCGGCTCGGTCGTCGGATCGCTCGTGCTCGCGACCCTCTGGATGATCATCACGAAGGACGGCACCATCCGTCCCGAGTACCTCACGATCATCACCGGCGGCATCCTCCTCGTCTTCGTGCTCCTGCAGCGTGTGCTGACGGCCAGACGACGGAGATGA
- a CDS encoding immunoglobulin-like domain-containing protein, whose product MTRNSPPVSVTPTRHRRRARAFAASVLGAALAVTGLGVPLAAQAADIPAPTAHYDMSHQGQSLIDVSGNGRNATLTGFTDASFADAAGDAVLRFRADGYASLPKGLVTGTDNDFTVEYTVATQTSANHFGWVIGDGVGPWNTTQLGNHIFLSPRSSQSGYVNQALAAIRVKSGSDNGETRMPAGGGLNPGFTTLTMVGQGNTLTLYRDGAVISTLTHTRSLSSIIPSGNVLGYLGRSLYQGDALLRADVSDVKFWDSALTADDVRASMPTAQAKSAATAALLRGDLLATMLGANPSLDRVSTNLTLAATVNGVALTWASSSPQTVSTTGVVSRSIAQDTPVTLTATSSLGTLTFDVTVVAPSVSSDLDAIVLATRTTENLPLATKGAVNGASITWTSSDPTLVTGTDPAYTAPAAGSADPFAGGGIVSRPAYGAGDRNVTLTATATLNGRSAQRTFEVTVAEHGRWAPDAGYAAAYFKSDGDEKIYQAATSGNDFFTFSAVNGGNPVIASTTDTKGLRDPYMLRSKDGDKYYMVATDLCISCGTGWGPAQSEGSLKIEVWESTDMVHWKRTNDANTGITINQPAAGMTWAPEAYWDDELHSYVVHFSSRLYSDASKTNNDNLHARVFTVLTRDFRTFTYPPAEWQNTGYARIDSTVQKIGDYYYRFTKNEDGGAADGLERGKDIFLERSKVLTAKTTRSDWNANPETGWQLIDTAMTSLETGQAGEGPQIVKLNDGDPNNTADDDGYVFLVDNYGSGGYRAFVTTGDEIASSNQGDRLSRRADWNVRPAGGLPASPRHGSFVNVSQAVLTALHGWTDVVAVTSTTTLTASGRTATAHVVAADAGQVAGTVTFAGAGWSQSAILADGVASVEVPAQVGAVTATYDGYRDGRVSESSSAAVTLGVAFTTTVAAKCLAGKVVHSVAVVNTDPSTITATIVGSYGSKALTLAPGASASAAFTTRLTATPAQTVTVTARAADGRTTTQSAVVPSTTCG is encoded by the coding sequence ATGACGAGAAACTCCCCGCCCGTATCCGTCACCCCGACACGGCACCGCCGGCGCGCCCGCGCGTTCGCCGCATCCGTTCTGGGTGCAGCGCTCGCCGTCACCGGTCTCGGCGTCCCCCTCGCCGCACAAGCCGCCGACATCCCGGCCCCCACGGCCCACTACGACATGTCCCACCAAGGCCAGTCCCTGATCGATGTGTCGGGCAACGGGCGCAACGCCACGCTCACCGGCTTCACCGACGCGTCGTTCGCGGATGCGGCGGGCGACGCCGTGCTGCGCTTCCGTGCCGACGGATACGCATCGCTGCCCAAGGGGCTCGTGACCGGCACCGACAACGACTTCACCGTCGAGTACACGGTGGCCACGCAGACCTCAGCGAACCACTTCGGCTGGGTCATCGGCGACGGCGTGGGTCCGTGGAACACGACCCAGCTCGGCAACCACATCTTCCTGAGCCCGCGGTCGTCGCAGAGCGGCTACGTCAACCAGGCGCTCGCCGCGATCCGAGTGAAATCCGGGAGCGACAACGGCGAGACACGGATGCCGGCCGGCGGCGGTCTGAACCCCGGGTTCACGACTCTCACCATGGTGGGCCAAGGCAACACGCTGACCCTGTACCGCGACGGCGCCGTCATCTCGACGCTCACCCACACCCGCTCCCTCAGCTCGATCATCCCGAGCGGCAACGTCCTCGGGTATCTCGGACGCTCCCTGTACCAGGGCGACGCGCTGCTGCGCGCCGACGTCTCGGACGTGAAGTTCTGGGACTCAGCACTCACCGCGGACGATGTGCGCGCCAGCATGCCGACGGCTCAGGCGAAGAGCGCGGCCACCGCCGCGTTGCTCCGCGGCGATCTGCTCGCAACGATGCTGGGGGCCAACCCCTCGCTCGACCGGGTGTCGACGAACCTGACGCTCGCGGCGACGGTCAACGGCGTCGCGCTCACGTGGGCCTCCTCCTCGCCCCAGACCGTGTCCACGACCGGCGTCGTCTCCCGCTCCATCGCCCAGGACACCCCCGTCACTCTGACGGCCACCAGCTCGCTGGGCACGCTGACCTTCGATGTCACCGTCGTCGCTCCGTCCGTGTCGAGCGATCTCGACGCGATCGTCCTGGCGACGCGCACCACCGAGAACCTGCCGCTGGCGACGAAAGGTGCCGTCAACGGCGCGTCCATCACCTGGACCTCGTCCGACCCGACCCTGGTGACCGGCACCGACCCGGCTTACACGGCGCCGGCGGCGGGCTCGGCCGACCCGTTCGCGGGCGGCGGGATCGTCTCGCGGCCGGCGTACGGCGCAGGCGACCGCAACGTCACGCTCACCGCGACGGCCACGCTCAACGGACGCTCCGCCCAGCGCACGTTCGAGGTCACCGTCGCCGAGCACGGCCGGTGGGCACCGGACGCCGGCTACGCGGCGGCATACTTCAAGTCCGACGGCGACGAGAAGATCTATCAGGCCGCCACGAGCGGGAACGACTTCTTCACCTTCTCCGCGGTCAACGGCGGTAACCCCGTCATCGCCTCGACGACCGACACGAAGGGCCTGCGCGACCCGTATATGCTGCGCTCCAAGGACGGCGACAAGTACTACATGGTCGCCACCGACCTCTGCATCAGCTGCGGCACCGGCTGGGGCCCGGCCCAGTCCGAGGGCAGCCTCAAGATCGAGGTGTGGGAGTCGACGGACATGGTGCACTGGAAGCGCACCAACGACGCGAACACGGGTATCACGATCAACCAGCCGGCCGCCGGCATGACGTGGGCGCCCGAGGCGTACTGGGATGACGAGCTGCACTCCTACGTGGTCCACTTCTCGTCGCGGCTGTACTCCGACGCGTCGAAGACCAACAACGACAACCTGCACGCCCGTGTCTTCACCGTCCTGACCCGCGACTTCCGCACCTTCACGTACCCGCCCGCCGAGTGGCAGAACACCGGTTACGCGCGGATCGACTCGACGGTCCAGAAGATCGGGGACTACTACTACCGGTTCACCAAGAACGAAGACGGCGGCGCCGCCGACGGTCTCGAGCGCGGAAAAGACATCTTCCTGGAGCGTTCGAAGGTGCTCACCGCGAAGACCACCCGTTCGGACTGGAACGCGAACCCCGAGACAGGCTGGCAGCTGATCGACACCGCGATGACCAGTCTCGAGACCGGGCAAGCGGGTGAGGGACCGCAGATCGTCAAGCTCAACGACGGTGACCCGAACAACACCGCGGATGATGACGGGTACGTGTTCCTCGTCGACAACTACGGCTCCGGCGGCTACCGCGCGTTCGTCACGACAGGCGACGAGATCGCGAGCAGCAATCAGGGCGACCGCCTCTCGCGCCGGGCCGACTGGAACGTGCGCCCGGCGGGCGGTCTGCCCGCAAGCCCCCGTCACGGCTCCTTCGTCAACGTGTCGCAGGCCGTCCTGACGGCCCTGCACGGATGGACGGATGTGGTCGCCGTCACCTCGACGACGACGCTCACCGCCTCCGGCCGCACCGCCACCGCGCACGTCGTCGCGGCGGATGCCGGTCAGGTCGCCGGCACGGTGACCTTCGCCGGCGCCGGCTGGAGCCAGAGCGCAATCCTCGCCGACGGGGTCGCCTCGGTCGAGGTTCCCGCCCAGGTCGGTGCCGTCACCGCCACCTACGACGGCTACCGGGATGGACGAGTCAGCGAATCGAGTTCGGCGGCGGTCACGCTCGGTGTCGCGTTCACGACCACCGTCGCCGCGAAGTGCCTGGCCGGGAAGGTCGTGCACTCCGTCGCGGTCGTCAACACCGATCCGTCGACCATCACGGCGACGATCGTCGGTTCCTACGGCAGCAAGGCGCTGACGCTGGCCCCCGGCGCCTCGGCATCCGCAGCCTTCACGACCCGGCTGACGGCGACGCCCGCGCAGACGGTGACCGTGACGGCGAGGGCCGCCGACGGGCGCACGACGACGCAGAGCGCCGTCGTGCCGTCGACCACCTGCGGCTAG
- a CDS encoding SDR family NAD(P)-dependent oxidoreductase, with the protein MDLGIAGKKALITGGDSGIGFETAKLLLAEGVTVVLTDRDADKLEKSAAELDAPEGRLHAFAADITDLASVAELHRKTTDAVGAIDILVQSAGITGAQGLFHEIDDEGWTSTIETDLLGPVRVIREFLTDLRSGGWGRLVLLASEDAVQPYDDELPYCAAKAGILALAKGLSRSYASEGLLVNAVSPAFIHTPMTDAMMEKRSKERGESFDEAIASFLDQERPYMELGRRGEPEEVASVIAFLCSARASFVNGSNYRVDSGSVATI; encoded by the coding sequence ATGGATCTCGGCATCGCAGGCAAGAAGGCTCTCATCACCGGGGGCGACTCGGGTATCGGCTTCGAGACCGCAAAGCTGCTCCTCGCTGAGGGAGTGACGGTCGTGCTCACCGACCGCGATGCGGACAAGCTGGAGAAGTCGGCCGCCGAGCTGGACGCACCCGAAGGCCGACTCCACGCGTTCGCGGCCGACATCACCGACCTCGCTTCCGTCGCCGAGCTGCATCGCAAGACGACGGATGCGGTGGGCGCCATCGACATCCTGGTGCAGTCCGCGGGCATCACCGGTGCGCAGGGGCTGTTCCATGAGATCGACGACGAGGGCTGGACGTCGACGATCGAGACCGATCTGCTCGGACCGGTCCGCGTGATCCGGGAGTTCCTGACGGATCTGCGCTCCGGCGGATGGGGACGCCTGGTGCTCCTCGCCTCCGAGGATGCGGTGCAGCCGTACGACGACGAGCTGCCGTACTGCGCGGCGAAGGCCGGCATCCTGGCGCTCGCGAAGGGACTCTCGCGCAGCTACGCGTCCGAGGGACTGCTGGTGAACGCCGTCTCTCCCGCCTTCATCCACACGCCCATGACCGACGCAATGATGGAGAAGCGCTCGAAGGAACGGGGCGAGTCGTTCGACGAGGCGATCGCCTCGTTCCTCGACCAGGAGCGGCCGTACATGGAGCTCGGCCGCCGCGGCGAGCCGGAAGAGGTCGCATCGGTGATCGCCTTCCTCTGTTCGGCGCGCGCCTCCTTCGTCAACGGGTCGAACTATCGCGTGGACTCGGGGTCGGTCGCCACCATCTGA
- a CDS encoding ABC transporter permease produces the protein MTSFLKTLVRTPWFWGIVGIVLLLTLNVIKDPTYLSVGINPTTGMLAGNLLDILRVSAPIIMIALGMTFVIATKGIDLSVGSIMAVGGAAAMESLSAAGAPSSVGAMLTAIGIALLLGAVLGLVNGLLVSVIGLQPFISTLVMMLAGRGIARVITGGQNTNATNEPFRQIANGQILGLPMSFVAAIVIVVLVSVIMRRTALGLMIESIGVNPAASRLAGIRPRPILIAVYILSGVLAATGGLFTVSEVMTVDVSGTGYQMELDAILAVVIGGTSLAGGKFSILGSTVGALLIATLNKTVLFLGISAAATPAFKAIVIVVLVLLQSERVRGYVLRLGRTRSRKEAVA, from the coding sequence ATGACGTCCTTCCTGAAGACGCTCGTGCGCACGCCCTGGTTCTGGGGCATCGTCGGCATCGTCCTGCTGCTCACGCTCAACGTCATCAAAGACCCGACCTACCTGTCGGTCGGCATCAACCCGACGACCGGGATGCTGGCGGGCAACCTCCTCGACATCCTGCGCGTGTCGGCCCCGATCATCATGATCGCCCTCGGCATGACCTTCGTCATCGCGACCAAGGGCATCGACCTGTCGGTGGGGTCCATCATGGCCGTCGGTGGCGCCGCGGCCATGGAGAGCCTGTCCGCGGCCGGTGCGCCGAGCTCGGTGGGCGCCATGCTGACGGCGATCGGCATCGCACTCCTGCTGGGTGCCGTCCTCGGTCTCGTCAACGGCCTGCTCGTGTCCGTCATCGGACTCCAGCCCTTCATCAGCACGCTCGTGATGATGCTCGCCGGCCGCGGTATCGCCCGCGTCATCACGGGTGGACAGAACACGAACGCCACCAACGAGCCGTTCCGCCAGATCGCGAACGGGCAGATCCTCGGACTGCCGATGAGCTTCGTCGCGGCGATCGTGATCGTGGTCCTCGTCTCGGTCATCATGCGGCGCACGGCGCTGGGGCTCATGATCGAGTCGATCGGCGTGAACCCCGCCGCCAGCCGTCTCGCCGGCATCCGGCCGCGGCCCATCCTCATCGCGGTGTACATCCTCTCGGGCGTCCTGGCGGCCACGGGCGGCCTGTTCACCGTCTCGGAGGTCATGACCGTCGACGTCTCGGGCACGGGATACCAGATGGAGCTCGACGCGATCCTCGCGGTCGTGATCGGAGGGACGTCGCTGGCGGGCGGCAAGTTCTCGATCCTCGGCTCCACGGTCGGCGCCCTGCTGATCGCGACGCTCAACAAGACGGTCCTCTTCCTCGGGATCTCGGCCGCCGCGACGCCCGCCTTCAAGGCGATCGTCATCGTGGTGCTGGTTCTCCTGCAGTCCGAGCGGGTGCGGGGCTACGTCCTGCGTCTCGGGCGCACCCGTTCCCGAAAGGAGGCCGTCGCGTGA
- a CDS encoding Dps family protein translates to MAATNASSTTRNRRRPAKGGAGAGLTEEQNAESGFTASQGLSDNLQKVLVDLIELSLQGKQAHWNVVGRNFRDTHLQLDEVIDAAREFSDTVAERMRALHALPDGRSDTVAETTTLPEFPQGEIDTSEVIDLITERLEATIGTCRDVHDEVDDEDPTSADILHAVLERLEQLAWMVSAENRAPAAR, encoded by the coding sequence ATGGCCGCCACGAACGCATCGAGCACCACGCGCAACCGCCGCCGCCCCGCGAAGGGTGGAGCGGGAGCCGGACTCACCGAGGAGCAGAACGCGGAGAGCGGGTTCACCGCGTCCCAGGGGCTCAGCGACAACCTGCAGAAGGTGCTCGTCGATCTGATCGAGCTGTCGCTGCAGGGCAAGCAGGCGCACTGGAACGTGGTCGGCCGCAACTTCCGCGACACCCACCTCCAGCTCGACGAGGTGATCGACGCGGCCCGTGAGTTCAGCGACACCGTCGCCGAGCGGATGCGGGCGCTGCACGCCCTCCCGGACGGCCGCAGCGACACGGTCGCCGAGACGACCACACTGCCCGAGTTCCCGCAGGGTGAGATCGACACGAGCGAGGTCATCGACCTCATCACCGAGCGTCTCGAGGCCACGATCGGCACGTGCCGCGACGTGCACGACGAAGTGGACGACGAGGACCCGACGAGCGCCGACATCCTGCACGCCGTCCTCGAGCGCCTCGAGCAGCTCGCGTGGATGGTCAGTGCAGAGAACCGCGCGCCGGCGGCGCGCTGA
- a CDS encoding SDR family oxidoreductase, which yields MSMYDAQDPTTQFPRPPFPPQQQSAPGDIHEMDPAPDHGETSYIGFGRLPGRKALVTGADSGIGRAVAIAYAREGADVALSYLPEEQSQAEEVAALIEKEGRTAVLLPGDLQQEQTNIDVVERAVDGLGGLDILVINAGTMPTIDSIDDFETHTLDHVVKANIYPLFWLTKAASAHLKPGAAIITTSSVQGFQPSPSLAEYAVSKAGIANWTRAMSQQLIERGIRVNGVAPGPIWTPLQPAYVPNEKIEEFGSQTPIGRAGQPVELAPAFVFLASQESSYVVGETIAVTGGMPVH from the coding sequence ATGAGCATGTACGACGCGCAGGATCCGACCACGCAGTTCCCCCGCCCGCCTTTCCCTCCCCAGCAGCAGAGCGCGCCGGGAGACATCCACGAGATGGATCCCGCGCCCGACCACGGCGAGACCAGCTACATCGGCTTCGGGCGACTGCCCGGGCGCAAGGCGCTCGTGACCGGCGCCGACTCCGGGATCGGCCGCGCGGTGGCCATCGCCTACGCCCGCGAGGGTGCGGATGTGGCGCTCAGCTATCTGCCCGAGGAACAGTCGCAAGCAGAGGAGGTCGCGGCGCTCATCGAGAAGGAGGGCCGCACGGCCGTGCTGCTTCCCGGAGACCTCCAGCAGGAGCAGACCAACATCGATGTCGTGGAGCGCGCTGTCGACGGGCTCGGGGGCCTCGACATCCTCGTGATCAACGCCGGAACGATGCCGACGATCGACAGCATCGACGACTTCGAGACGCACACCCTCGACCATGTCGTGAAGGCCAACATCTATCCGCTGTTCTGGCTCACGAAGGCCGCATCCGCGCACCTGAAGCCCGGGGCTGCGATCATCACGACTTCGAGCGTGCAGGGCTTCCAGCCCTCGCCGTCGCTGGCCGAATATGCGGTCTCGAAGGCGGGCATCGCCAACTGGACCCGTGCGATGTCGCAGCAGCTGATCGAACGGGGGATCCGCGTCAACGGTGTGGCTCCCGGCCCGATCTGGACGCCGCTGCAGCCCGCTTACGTGCCGAACGAGAAGATCGAGGAGTTCGGCTCGCAGACGCCGATCGGACGGGCCGGCCAGCCGGTCGAGCTCGCTCCGGCGTTCGTCTTCCTCGCCTCCCAGGAGTCCAGCTACGTGGTCGGCGAGACGATCGCCGTGACGGGCGGGATGCCGGTGCACTGA
- a CDS encoding glycoside hydrolase family 15 protein: MPRSSSDLSSYAAIGDGRTIALVDRRGSIDWLPVPNLDSVPVFARVLDADNGGCLEITPVGEFEVRRRYIARTNVLQTTFITATGTARLTDAMVTGVAGRLPWAELARRVEGVDGHVAFTWRVQPGTRLNTAAPWAEQRDGATILRVGETSLAVVGKDHGTPTTVDDGAGPRVEGSFTTSPESRHLLVVVATDGEPLHLPHPENVDRSIDRTIGGWRAWSREFGYDGPWAATVQRSALALKLLVYSPTGAIAAAATTSLPENPRGGKNWDYRFAWVRDLAYTAHALVRFGLREETHAAISWLLRTIRDNGPDLHVLYTLRGTLAQNVTEHEAPGWRGIGPVVTGNPAHGQLQLGVYGDLFAICRTYVDAGNVLDVATGRMLAAMSDRTCDEWRKPDSGMWELPEIRHYTSSKMGCWQALRDAVALAEAGAIPGSAERWASERDRIAAWIAEHGWSEEIGAYVMHPGSTDVDTSVLLHAESGFDRGERMSRTIDALTDRLGAGNLLYRYTGMDQEEHTFVASAFWRAGALACVGRHDEAVAAMDDLVARANDVGIFAEMISEHDGSSWGNLPQALSHLGVIGAALTIRDLVSEEELDGH, translated from the coding sequence GTGCCCCGGTCCTCTTCCGACCTCTCGTCCTACGCCGCGATCGGCGACGGCCGGACGATCGCTCTCGTCGACCGGCGCGGCAGCATCGACTGGCTGCCGGTTCCCAACCTCGACTCCGTGCCGGTCTTCGCGCGCGTCCTCGACGCCGACAACGGCGGATGCCTCGAGATCACCCCGGTGGGCGAGTTCGAGGTGCGTCGTCGCTACATCGCGCGCACGAACGTGCTGCAGACGACCTTCATCACTGCGACGGGCACCGCGCGCCTGACGGACGCGATGGTGACGGGCGTCGCCGGGCGTCTTCCCTGGGCGGAGCTGGCGAGGCGCGTGGAGGGCGTCGACGGCCATGTTGCCTTCACCTGGCGCGTGCAGCCGGGCACCCGCCTCAACACGGCGGCGCCCTGGGCGGAGCAGCGTGACGGCGCCACCATCCTCCGCGTCGGCGAGACGTCTCTGGCCGTGGTGGGGAAGGATCACGGCACGCCGACCACCGTCGATGACGGCGCGGGTCCGCGGGTCGAGGGGTCCTTCACGACCTCGCCGGAGTCGCGCCACCTGCTCGTGGTGGTCGCGACAGACGGCGAGCCGCTGCACCTGCCGCATCCGGAGAACGTCGACCGCAGCATCGATCGCACGATCGGGGGGTGGCGCGCCTGGTCGCGGGAGTTCGGCTACGACGGCCCGTGGGCGGCCACCGTCCAACGCAGTGCGCTCGCCCTGAAGCTGCTGGTCTACTCCCCTACCGGAGCCATCGCCGCCGCCGCGACCACGTCGCTGCCGGAGAACCCGCGCGGAGGCAAGAACTGGGACTACCGGTTCGCGTGGGTGCGCGATCTCGCCTACACCGCGCACGCGCTCGTGCGCTTCGGCCTCCGCGAGGAGACGCACGCCGCGATCTCGTGGCTGCTACGCACCATCCGCGACAACGGGCCCGACCTGCACGTGCTGTACACACTGCGCGGCACGCTCGCGCAGAACGTCACCGAGCACGAGGCGCCGGGCTGGCGCGGGATCGGCCCGGTGGTGACCGGCAACCCTGCACACGGACAGCTCCAACTGGGCGTCTACGGCGATCTCTTCGCCATCTGCCGCACGTACGTGGATGCGGGCAACGTGCTCGATGTCGCCACCGGCCGCATGCTCGCCGCCATGTCCGACCGCACGTGCGACGAATGGCGCAAACCGGACTCCGGGATGTGGGAGCTCCCCGAGATCCGTCACTACACCTCGTCGAAGATGGGCTGCTGGCAGGCGCTGCGCGACGCGGTCGCCCTCGCCGAGGCGGGCGCCATCCCCGGCAGCGCCGAGCGTTGGGCGTCCGAGCGCGACCGCATCGCGGCCTGGATCGCCGAGCACGGGTGGTCGGAGGAGATCGGGGCGTACGTCATGCATCCGGGCTCGACGGACGTCGACACCTCGGTGCTCCTGCACGCCGAGAGCGGATTCGACCGCGGCGAGCGGATGTCACGGACGATCGATGCGCTCACCGACCGGCTCGGCGCCGGAAACCTGCTCTACCGCTACACGGGGATGGATCAGGAGGAGCACACGTTCGTCGCCTCCGCGTTCTGGCGTGCCGGTGCGCTCGCGTGCGTGGGACGCCACGACGAGGCCGTCGCGGCCATGGACGACCTGGTCGCCCGCGCCAACGACGTCGGGATCTTCGCCGAGATGATCTCGGAGCACGACGGTTCGTCGTGGGGGAACCTCCCCCAGGCGCTCAGCCACCTCGGTGTCATCGGCGCAGCTCTCACGATCCGCGACCTCGTCTCCGAGGAGGAGCTCGATGGGCACTGA